The Kazachstania africana CBS 2517 chromosome 8, complete genome genome contains a region encoding:
- the TVP38 gene encoding Tvp38p (similar to Saccharomyces cerevisiae TVP38 (YKR088C); ancestral locus Anc_5.686), whose product MSNETMQELEFNDTDNGPFPENDDDEFDSYFQNMDGDLTFNDMNDVSEDNNFLDMYNLTPRQRVSYKVKKTFFDLTNYFYALPTWQRVALCIFGTIAFIVGILFLIFHNAILEKIVDTSNDLQAKKSTPPILMLLLFMVSFPPLIGYSFLSTSTGLLYGVTFKGWIILSISSVCGSIASFALFQNLLHKRAEQLVHINQRFEALASILQENNSYLILALIRLCPFPYSLTNGALAGIHGISVRNFSLANLITTPKLFVYLFIGSRIKNLAETESTGSRMFDLISIAVAVAILGITASLLYYKTQKRYTELQNGSHQAGTNNPIQIDDSFDI is encoded by the coding sequence ATGTCGAATGAAACCATGCAAGAGTTAGAATTTAACGATACTGATAATGGACCATTTccagaaaatgatgatgatgaatttgactcttactttcaaaatatggATGGAGATTTAACTTTTAATGATATGAATGATGTTTCGGAGGATAACAATTTTCTAGATATGTACAATTTAACCCCCAGACAACGTGTATCCTACAAGGTAAAGAAAACTTTCTTCGATTTGACCAACTATTTTTATGCACTGCCTACATGGCAACGTGTTGCACTTTGTATATTTGGAACAATTGCCTTCATAGTAGGTATATTGTTCTTGATATTTCACAATGCTATCCTGGAAAAGATTGTTGACACATCAAATGATTTACAAGCCAAGAAATCCACGCCACCCATCCTGATGTTGCTGCTTTTCATGGTTTCCTTCCCACCATTGATAggatattcatttttatccACTAGTACTGGATTACTATATGGAGTTACTTTTAAAGGATGGattatattatcaattaGCTCGGTCTGTGGTTCAATAGCATCTTTTGCTCTTTTCCAGAACTTGTTACACAAGAGAGCCGAGCAATTAGTTCATATAAACCAGAGATTCGAAGCATTGGCATCAATTctacaagaaaataacaGTTACTTAATTCTAGCGCTAATCAGGCTTTGTCCCTTCCCTTATTCTTTGACAAATGGCGCTCTTGCCGGTATTCATGGTATTTCTGTTAGAAATTTCTCTCTGGCAAATCTGATCACCACTCCAAAACTGTTTGTTTATCTATTCATTGGTTCTAGGATCAAGAATTTAGCTGAAACCGAGTCTACTGGGTCCAGAATGTTTGATTTGATCAGTATCGCGGTTGCTGTGGCAATTCTGGGCATAACTGCCTCCTTATTGTATTATAAGACACAAAAAAGATATACAGAACTGCAGAATGGATCTCATCAAGCTGGCACTAACAATCCGATACAAATAGACGATTCCTTTGACATATAA
- the OMA1 gene encoding metalloendopeptidase (similar to Saccharomyces cerevisiae OMA1 (YKR087C); ancestral locus Anc_5.684), which produces MLKHLKRGITTAQRPIVQLSKFGFQNHYYSSSISPFILKNTRSYSNYTYQRFNNQRQRSFYDYLNDPKSRKSLALVLGAASLFYVTHLEEAPVSGRKRFIFIPRSLEMKIGSYSYNSIIQETANQILPQNHPLTRKIQSIFAKIVDAAYKDPTVDKYALEGIKWKIHVVNDPRAPPNAFVLPGGKVFVFSSMLNICQNDDGIATVLSHEFAHQLARHTSENLSKAPVYSLISLLVYALTGIQGINDFLTDGLLRMPASRQMETEADYIGLMIMARACFNPDESVKLWERMSAFEQKIARMSGQLNFEFLSTHPASLKRIKNMTKWLPEANSLYEQSDCGQYGKFYENFQNVVFGPSSSEELYLSSYR; this is translated from the coding sequence ATGCTCAAGCATCTTAAACGTGGGATTACGACGGCTCAACGTCCTATTGTCCAGCTAAGTAAGTTTGGCTTCCAGAATCATTATTACAGCTCTAGTATTTCACCTTTTATTCTAAAAAATACGAGATCATATTCTAATTACACCTACCAAAGATTCAATAACCAGCGTCAGAGATCATTTTACGACTATTTGAATGACCCCAAGTCAAGGAAATCATTGGCTTTGGTTTTAGGTGCAGCCTCTCTGTTCTACGTAACACATCTGGAAGAAGCTCCAGTAAGTGGACGAAAAagattcatcttcattccACGTTCTCTAGAGATGAAAATTGGGAGTTATTCAtacaattcaataattcagGAAACTGCAAATCAGATTTTGCCTCAAAATCATCCATTGACAAGGAAAATTCAGTCCATATTTGCAAAAATTGTAGATGCTGCCTACAAAGATCCAACTGTAGACAAATATGCCTTAGAAGGAATAAAGTGGAAAATTCATGTTGTTAACGACCCAAGGGCACCTCCTAACGCCTTTGTTCTACCTGGAGGGAAAGTTTTTGTATTCAGTAGTATGCTTAATATTTGCCAGAATGACGATGGAATTGCCACAGTTCTCTCTCATGAATTTGCTCATCAATTAGCTAGGCACAcatcagaaaatttatctaaAGCTCCTGTCTATTCTTTAATTAGTCTACTGGTATATGCATTAACAGGTATACAAGGTATTAACGATTTTTTAACTGATGGATTACTAAGGATGCCAGCTTCTAGGCAGATGGAAACTGAAGCAGATTACATTGGCCTTATGATTATGGCGAGAGCATGTTTCAATCCCGACGAGAGTGTTAAGTTATGGGAGCGAATGTCAGCTtttgaacaaaaaataGCAAGAATGAGTGGTCAActaaattttgaatttttaagTACTCATCCTGCAAGCTTGAAGAGAATCAAAAACATGACTAAATGGCTACCAGAAGCCAATTCACTCTATGAACAGTCTGACTGTGGGCAATATGGCAAGTTTTATGAGAATTTCCAGAATGTCGTATTCGGGCCATCGTCCAGTGAGGAATTATACCTATCCTCTTACAGGTAA
- the PRP16 gene encoding DEAH-box RNA helicase PRP16 (similar to Saccharomyces cerevisiae PRP16 (YKR086W); ancestral locus Anc_5.683), with the protein MSKEQDLIDCVQKHTSSNVTPNFLDTLRRISAKNSTNVQGFIDSSKALGKFEGEESFLAELHCKLLNNETTSTGSKVAAKKRKVRLSYMNEGDDEEDDDGNEDFIVNPFLTKESPKVKSTSQIKFKKLDRGDAQRLKEYASPSVSSKVIPKPSTKNDQTSILNRFIPGRPKMGRNDTISETDREWYNYDDDYGNPVPQEESFISELQFKRPHLTSDIDVSNIHTQVQVDSLSINERKEWIPQFLKVYTQERNISDSTILGSLAEQNAQDGLINPFKKPDGQFAINARKGSKLVNFKRISKEQRAKAKESTAVAGTQLGNLLGLKESHEKREEDTTQHTTFENTPEDIESTRRSLPAFKVRSDLLTMIRDNQISIIIGETGSGKTTQLAQYLYEDGFCSGGRLIGITQPRRVAAMSVANRVALEMNVQLGEEVGYSIRFEDYTSPKTRLKFMTDGILLRETLLDPELEKYGCIIIDEAHERSLNTDIMIGILRNLLVKRRDLKLIVTSATMNAAKFSEFFGNAPQFTIPGRTYPVDIIYSKNLVNDYVEAAVTEAVKIHLSNKISSGDILIFMTGQEDIEVCMDLIKEKLTEVYSKKFGISKFEEISDLEIFPLYSALPPALQNKIFRKLDDSRRKIVIATNIAETSLTIDGIRYVVDCGYSKLKVYNPRIGLDSLAITPISRANANQRSGRAGRTSTGVAYRLYTEETLETEMYVSTIPELQRTSLQNTILLLKSLGVKDVLSFPLMDSPPLQTLLASLYDLWLINAIDNFGNLTSLGKLMSKFPLQPSLARILITASYNDCSEEMLTIVSMLSVPQVFQRPKQREKEADLARSKFFVPGSDHLTLLNVYSQWKQNKFSSQWCTKNFVQYRAMCKAHDIREQLVKIMGKNKVLLTSSGTDWTIVKKCICSGFAHQAAKLSGLGKYVHMKTGMDVQLHPTSTLFGLGDPPSYVVYNELLMTSKEYICCVTAVDPFWLVESGPLLYGIRRIDDDSSYHQSFALMQHKTGNDHAREKRQRDDIEREINRCLEKRTQMIIQLQQDNKKAESLLKREHLDRTKLDGTGSFRIGLKKGDLPEYWWVYVFNTYD; encoded by the coding sequence ATGTCTAAAGAACAGGATTTGATAGATTGTGTGCAAAAGCATACATCTTCAAACGTCACACCCAATTTTTTGGACACACTTCGAAGAATTTCAGCGAAGAATTCTACAAATGTACAAGGGTTCATTGACTCTAGCAAAGCTTTAGGTAAATTTGAAGGTGAAGAGTCATTTTTAGCCGAGTTACACtgtaaattattgaataatgaGACTACTAGTACTGGTAGCAAGGTTGCAGCAAAGAAGCGGAAGGTACGATTGTCATACATGAATGAAGGagatgacgaagaagatgatgacgGAAATGAAGATTTTATAGTAAATCCATTTCTAACCAAAGAATCGCCAAAAGTCAAGTCTACATCTCAAATAAAGTTCAAAAAGCTTGATAGGGGTGATGCACAACGTCTTAAAGAATATGCTTCTCCAAGTGTATCAAGTAAGGTTATCCCAAAGCCTAGCACAAAGAATGACCAGACTTCTATACTGAACCGATTTATACCTGGACGCCCCAAAATGGGCCGCAATGACACTATATCAGAGACTGATAGAGAATGGTACaattatgatgatgacTATGGTAATCCCGTGCCTCAAGAAGAATCCTTTATAAGTGAACTACAGTTCAAACGTCCACACCTAACTTCAGATATAGATGTGAGCAACATCCATACACAAGTTCAGGTGGACTCACTGTCtataaatgaaagaaaggAGTGGATTCCGCAGTTCTTGAAAGTTTATACACAGGAAAGAAACATTTCCGACTCAACAATTCTAGGTTCATTGGCTGAACAGAATGCGCAAGATGGATTAATCAACCCTTTCAAGAAACCTGATGGCCAATTTGCAATTAATGCTAGGAAAGGTAGTAAGTtagttaatttcaaaagaatatcaaaGGAGCAACGAGCTAAGGCAAAAGAGAGTACTGCTGTCGCCGGTACTCAATTGGGTAATCTATTAGGTTTGAAAGAGTCCCATGAAAAACGAGAAGAGGATACGACGCAGCACacaacttttgaaaatactCCTGAGGACATTGAATCTACCCGTAGGTCATTACCTGCGTTCAAAGTAAGATCAGATTTGCTCACGATGATAAGAGACAACCAGATTTCAATTATTATTGGTGAAACTGGTTCTGGTAAAACGACACAATTAGCtcaatatttatatgaGGACGGTTTTTGCTCTGGAGGAAGATTAATTGGTATTACACAACCACGTAGGGTTGCAGCAATGTCAGTGGCTAACAGAGTAGCCCTTGAAATGAACGTACAATTGGGTGAGGAGGTTGGTTATTCCATTAGATTTGAAGACTACACATCCCCTAAGACCAGGCTCAAATTTATGACTGACGGTATTCTTCTCCGCGAGACATTATTAGATCCAGAATTAGAAAAGTATGGCTGTATTATAATTGATGAGGCCCATGAACGGTCCTTAAATACTGACATAATGATTGGtattttaagaaatttgcTCGTTAAAAGAAGGGACTTGAAACTGATAGTAACCTCTGCAACAATGAATGCagcaaaattttctgaattttttggtAATGCCCCTCAATTTACTATTCCTGGTAGAACATATCCTGttgatataatttattcTAAAAATCTAGTCAACGACTACGTGGAGGCTGCTGTCACTGAAGCtgtaaaaattcatttgtCCAATAAGATCTCAAGCGGAGACATCCTGATTTTCATGACAGGTCAAGAAGATATCGAAGTATGCATGGATTTGATTAAGGAAAAGCTGACAGAAGTATATagcaaaaaatttggaatctcgaaatttgaagaaataagCGACCTTGAGATCTTTCCTCTATACTCAGCTTTACCGCCTGCTCtccaaaataaaatatttaggAAGCTGGATGATagcagaagaaaaatagtaatTGCGACTAATATTGCAGAAACCTCTTTAACTATTGATGGGATTAGGTACGTAGTAGACTGTGGTTACTCAAAACTTAAAGTTTACAATCCAAGAATAGGGTTGGACAGTTTGGCCATAACTCCAATCTCCCGGGCTAATGCCAACCAACGTTCAGGAAGAGCTGGTCGTACTTCTACTGGTGTAGCATATAGACTCTACACCGAAGAGACGTTGGAAACTGAGATGTACGTCTCCACTATTCCTGAGCTTCAAAGAACAAGTCTGCAAAATACAATACTACTTTTGAAATCTCTTGGGGTCAAAGATGTTTTAAGCTTCCCATTAATGGATTCCCCGCCCTTACAAACATTGTTAGCCTCCTTATACGACCTATGGCTCATAAATGCGattgataattttggaaaCTTGACTAGTTTGGGGAAATTAATGTCCAAATTTCCATTACAACCATCTCTAGCAAGGATTTTGATTACTGCTTCCTACAACGATTGTAGTGAAGAAATGTTGACTATAGTGTCAATGCTTTCAGTACCTCAAGTATTTCAAAGGCCAAAACAAAGGGAGAAGGAGGCAGATTTGGCAAGAAGTAAGTTTTTCGTGCCTGGATCTGACCATTTAACACTTTTGAACGTTTACTCACAATGGAAGCAAAATAAGTTCTCTTCTCAATGGTGTACAAAGaattttgttcaatatAGGGCAATGTGTAAAGCACATGATATAAGAGAACAGCTTGTAAAGATTATGGGAAAGAATAAAGTGCTATTAACCTCATCCGGTACTGATTGGACAATTGtaaaaaaatgtatatGTTCAGGTTTTGCACATCAGGCTGCAAAACTTTCAGGATTGGGAAAATATGTTCATATGAAAACGGGTATGGATGTACAGCTTCATCCAACCAGTACCCTATTTGGCCTGGGTGACCCTCCTTCTTACGTAGTGTATAATGAGCTGTTGATGActtcaaaagaatatatttgTTGCGTCACAGCTGTGGACCCCTTTTGGCTGGTAGAATCTGGGCCGCTTTTATATGGCATTAGAAGGatagatgatgatagtTCATATCATCAGTCATTTGCCTTAATGCAGCACAAAACTGGTAACGATCATGCTAGAGAAAAGAGACAGAGggatgatattgaaagagaGATAAACAGATGTCTAGAGAAAAGGACGCAAATGATTATACAGTTGCAGCAAGATAATAAGAAGGCTGAATCATTACTGAAGCGCGAGCACTTGGATAGGACCAAGCTTGACGGAACGGGTTCCTTCAGAATTGGGCTAAAAAAAGGAGACCTGCCTGAATATTGGTGGGTATACGTCTTTAATACATATGattga
- the MRPL20 gene encoding mitochondrial 54S ribosomal protein mL58 (similar to Saccharomyces cerevisiae MRPL20 (YKR085C); ancestral locus Anc_5.682) — translation MMLNFVRRFHVSTASSKELESLANGVTNELPKLQKHKSTIYNYKKSASNYQGYLKGQKKLPVGLYFDPSQSSPTGSINSETIPLLFLPKDDIRRRYIDQIRAHSKDKVQSQVAPAVLCSKSTMRGHKTYHLKPEQVQEIIKLRKENPTIYTRKTLAKKYDVSPLFISIVSSVSPERSKEMDRRLQTIKSRWHEQRAVAREDRKKRKQMWYIG, via the coding sequence ATGATGCTCAATTTCGTTAGAAGATTTCATGTAAGTACTGCAAGTTCGAAGGAGCTGGAGAGCTTGGCGAATGGTGTCACAAATGAGTTGCCCAAACTGCAGAAACATAAAAGTACGATCTACAACTATAAGAAGTCAGCTTCCAACTACCAGGGCTATTTGAAGGGACAAAAAAAGTTGCCTGTGGGTCTGTACTTCGATCCGTCACAGTCCTCCCCAACGGGGTCCATCAACAGTGAAACGATACCACTATTGTTTCTACCAAAGGATGATATTAGACGCAGATACATCGATCAAATCAGGGCACATTCTAAAGACAAGGTACAGAGTCAGGTGGCACCGGCAGTACTTTGCAGCAAGAGCACTATGAGAGGTCATAAGACTTACCATTTGAAACCTGAGCAGGTACAGGAGATCATCAAGCTACGTAAGGAAAACCCCACTATCTACACGAGGAAAACTCTGGCGAAGAAGTACGATGTGTCGCCTTTGTTCATCTCGATTGTGTCAAGTGTCTCACCGGAGAGATCCAAGGAAATGGATAGAAGACTGCAAACTATCAAATCAAGATGGCATGAACAGAGAGCTGTTGCCAGAGAAGAtcgaaagaaaagaaaacagaTGTGGTACATAGGATGA
- the HBS1 gene encoding ribosome dissociation factor GTPase HBS1 (similar to Saccharomyces cerevisiae HBS1 (YKR084C) and SKI7 (YOR076C); ancestral locus Anc_5.680) → MSRYDDYDDDYMDDNEIPEFQDEADFDDYLNDEEYDLMSQVLPAAKNKLKEEEYVGWNNFDVKLAIFDNDFDLDAALSHLRQSFKKKKVVVKAPPAPVAKITENLQKLKVSEPIDDWLTDEEDEELSPSRSAKEEVIIKPYTRIRVPTKPRNPIDMEKYLTENKKPQLSFVVLGHVDAGKSTLMGRLLYDIGAVDTKHMRKLKKESESIGKGSFHLAWVMDQTTEERERGVTVSICTSHFETEKAKFTIVDAPGHRDFVPNAIAGVSQADIAVLTIDCGIGAFESGFSLDGQTKEHTLLARSMDISNILVVMNKLDSVQWSEERFNEIKTKLSDFLLNDVGFKKEQISWVPCSGFSGEGVYKIPYPENLLEWYDGPNLTQTLEGVAIDLNDKFHNPKEVLNSPFLFSVMEVITTKKDDECFISGRVESGTIQPGESITIFPSEQSVLVDKILLNVNSHTSLNVASKGDFVTLKLRNSHPADIENGDLCASVEYDVSSMQTFTTRILTFQMSRPLLPGTPLMLFRGVCEHPARINKLISVLDKNDPTKVLKKKVKHISSNQVAIVEVELTERKRWLPMLTFDENKHLGRIILRKDGRTIATGAILNNE, encoded by the coding sequence ATGTCTAGATACGATGATTACGACGATGATTATATGGATGACAATGAAATTCCAGAGTTTCAGGACGAAGCTGACTTTGATGACTATTTAAACGATGAAGAATATGACTTGATGAGTCAAGTGCTGCCAGCTGCCAAGAATAAgctgaaagaagaagaatacgTGGGCTGGAATAACTTTGACGTGAAACTTgctatttttgataatgattttgacCTGGATGCCGCTCTTTCACACTTAAGACAGTCcttcaagaagaagaaggtaGTTGTCAAGGCACCACCTGCTCCAGTGGCCAAAATCACAGAGAACctacaaaaattaaaagtttCAGAACCTATTGATGACTGGCTCACggatgaggaagatgaagaattaagTCCCTCTCGTTCagcaaaagaagaagtaaTAATCAAGCCGTACACAAGAATTAGAGTACCTACAAAACCAAGGAATCCAATTGACATGGAAAAATATCTTACTGAAAACAAGAAACCCCAATTAAGTTTTGTTGTCTTGGGTCACGTTGATGCTGGTAAATCGACATTAATGGGGAGATTATTATATGATATTGGTGCTGTGGATACTAAACATATGAGaaagttgaagaaagaaagtgaaaGCATTGGGAAGGGCTCCTTCCATTTGGCATGGGTAATGGATCAAACAacagaagaaagagaacGTGGTGTCACAGTTTCCATTTGTACAAGTCATTTCGAAACCGAGAAAGCTAAATTCACCATCGTGGACGCACCTGGCCATAGGGACTTTGTTCCTAATGCCATTGCCGGTGTCTCACAAGCTGATATTGCTGTTCTCACGATCGACTGTGGTATTGGAGCATTTGAATCTGGTTTCAGTTTGGATGGTCAAACTAAAGAGCACACTTTATTAGCAAGAAGTATGGATATTTCTAATATCCTTGTTGTTATGAATAAATTAGACAGCGTTCAATGGTCtgaagaaagattcaatgaaattaagaCCAAATTAAGTGATTTTCTACTGAACGACGTCGGTTTTAAGAAGGAACAAATTAGTTGGGTGCCTTGTAGTGGATTTTCTGGTGAAGGTGTATATAAGATACCATACCCCGAAAATCTACTGGAGTGGTATGATGGTCCCAATTTAACTCAAACCTTGGAAGGCGTGGCAATAGACTTAAATGATAAGTTCCACAATCCTAAAGAAGTTCTAAATTCACCATTTTTATTCTCTGTAATGGAAGTAATTACcacaaagaaagatgacGAATGTTTTATTTCTGGCAGAGTCGAATCTGGTACAATCCAGCCTGGTGAATCAATAACGATCTTCCCATCAGAGCAGAGTGTCCTTGTAGATAAAATTCTTCTCAATGTTAACAGTCATACATCTCTCAACGTTGCATCAAAGGGTGATTTCGTTACTCTTAAGTTACGTAATTCACATCCAGCAGATATCGAAAACGGTGATCTATGTGCTTCAGTAGAGTACGATGTCTCATCAATGCAAACTTTCACAACTAGAATTTTAACCTTTCAAATGAGTAGACCCTTACTGCCTGGGACACCGCTGATGTTATTTAGAGGTGTTTGTGAACATCCTGCAAGGATAAACAAGCTGATATCTGTCCTAGACAAAAATGATCCAACGAaggttttgaaaaagaaggtAAAACACATTTCCTCTAACCAAGTTGCAATCGTTGAAGTCGAATTGACTGAAAGGAAAAGATGGCTGCCTATGCTGACTTTTGATGAGAATAAACATCTCGGTAGAATCATATTAAGAAAGGATGGTAGGACTATTGCGACAGGTGCAATCCTAAATAATGAATGA
- the UFE1 gene encoding Ufe1p (similar to Saccharomyces cerevisiae UFE1 (YOR075W); ancestral locus Anc_5.679), translating into MANLTPLFKKYVSIIEVELNDTDKTNESSISKKPYEGLTLKDSFVKECYDLLKSTNELGKILRTIETEYQNDNNLNMTESEKDDFDTDFRLQLQSYIKKYKQLEKYENDRQKFIDESILSAKSNILHPFSRNQKILTNFHRTNNKFRIGVLQSLNLIISSISADFTSLQQQRLKNRRKFQTLNFSAASPSTELDYSSVHDPVNISLSHSPVESVTDEVRRYEETMSKLTQEQIQLLETEHEELLNFKNEQLRSVEKINKTILDIVTIQNELSTHLQLQSQDINTMLDNQDEIELNIEKGNKQLNKAKKAASRSAKFTTYIAFIIGILVLLLDYIS; encoded by the coding sequence ATGGCAAATTTGACACCCTTGTTTAAGAAATACGTTTCAATCATTGAAGTTGAATTAAATGATACGGACAAGACCAATGAAAGCTCCATTTCTAAGAAGCCTTATGAAGGGCTTACTCTGAAGGATTCATTTGTCAAAGAATGTtatgatttattgaaatccaCCAATGAACTGGGGAAAATCTTGAGGACGATAGAAACAGAGTACCAGAATGATAATAACTTGAATATGACAGAATctgaaaaagatgattttgataCAGATTTTAGGCTGCAATTGCAATCTTACATCAAAAAGTACAAACAgcttgaaaaatatgagaATGATAGACAGAAATTTATCGATGAAAGTATCCTCTCAGCTAAGAGTAATATTTTGCAtcctttttcaagaaatcaaaagattttgacTAATTTCCATCGTACAAATAACAAGTTTAGAATTGGGGTGCTtcaatctttaaatttgatcATCTCATCTATATCTGCTGATTTCACTTCTTTGCAGCAACAAAGGTTGAAGAATCGAAGGAAATTCCAAACTTTAAACTTCAGTGCGGCTTCCCCCTCGACGGAACTTGATTATTCCTCAGTTCATGATCCAGTGAATATTTCTCTGTCTCATTCTCCAGTTGAGAGCGTTACCGATGAAGTAAGAAGATACGAAGAAACAATGTCAAAGTTAACCCAAGAGCAGATACAGCTGCTTGAAACTGAACACGAAGAGTTACTTAATTTTAAGAATGAACAGCTTAGAAGtgttgaaaagattaataaAACAATTCTGGATATTGTGACAATACAGAATGAACTCTCTACTCATTTGCAATTACAGTCACAGGATATAAATACCATGTTAGACAAtcaagatgaaattgagTTGAATATAGAAAAGGGTAATAAGCAACTGAATAAAGCCAAAAAGGCAGCAAGCAGATCCGCTAAATTCACTACATATATTGCATTTATCATTGGTATATTGGTTTTGTTATTAGATTATATAAGCTAA
- the CDC21 gene encoding thymidylate synthase (similar to Saccharomyces cerevisiae CDC21 (YOR074C); ancestral locus Anc_5.678): protein MTEQETKKITNAEELQYLELCKRIIEEGEFRPDRTGTGTYSLFAPPQLRFNLNNSRFPLLTTKKVFTRGIILELLWFISGCTDGKKLSEQGVKIWEGNGSREYLDGLGLTDRREGDLGPVYGFQWRHFGAKYKTCDDDYTGQGVDQLQDLIHKLKTNPYDRRLIMSAWNPPDFPLMALPPCHVFSQFYVSFPKDGKPKLSCQLYQRSCDMGLGVPFNIASYALLTIMIAHVCDMEPGEFVHVMGDAHVYRDHVDALKEQISREPRDFPKLRIKRKVENIDDFKLEDFEIEDYLPHARIQMKMSV, encoded by the coding sequence ATGACAGAGCAAGAAACCAAGAAGATTACCAATGCTGAAGAATTACAATACTTAGAGTTATGCAAGCGCATTATCGAAGAAGGTGAATTTAGACCAGATAGAACGGGTACAGGTACTTACAGTTTGTTTGCACCACCACAATTACGTTTTAATCTGAATAACAGCAGATTTCCGCTATTAACTACTAAGAAAGTTTTTACTAGAGGTATCATTTTAGAATTACTCTGGTTCATTTCTGGTTGTACAGATGGTAAAAAATTAAGTGAGCAAGGTGTCAAAATCTGGGAAGGTAATGGTTCCAGGGAGTATCTTGATGGTTTAGGCTTGACTGATAGAAGAGAGGGTGATTTGGGTCCTGTTTATGGGTTTCAATGGAGACATTTTGGAGCGAAATACAAGACTTGTGATGATGACTATACTGGCCAAGGTGTCGACCAATTACAAGATTTAATCCATAAGTTAAAGACGAATCCATACGACAGACGACTTATAATGAGTGCATGGAATCCACCAGATTTTCCATTGATGGCATTACCACCTTGTCATGTCTTTTCCCAGTTCTATGTCAGCTTTCCTAAAGATGGCAAGCCAAAGTTATCCTGCCAGCTATATCAAAGATCCTGTGATATGGGCCTAGGTGTTCCCTTTAATATAGCATCATACGCATTACTAACCATCATGATAGCGCATGTGTGTGATATGGAACCCGGTGAGTTCGTTCACGTTATGGGAGATGCACATGTATACAGGGATCATGTCGACGCGTTGAAAGAACAGATCTCTAGAGAACCAAGAGATTTTCCAAAACTCAGAATCAAGAGAAAAGTCGAAAATATCGACGATTTTAAGCTTGAAGACTTTGAGATCGAAGATTACCTACCACACGCGagaattcaaatgaaaatgagtGTATAG